AACTGGCACCTGGTGGTTCGACGTTGGAAAATCCCGAGGATCCAATCGACTACAATACTAATTGGGATTATTCAGTTGATAAATACACAGAGGAAGAGCCTATAGAATTAGATGAAGGCCCATCACTTTTTCATACCCAACCAGGAAGTTCCAGCACGTATATGCAGCAAGATAATGCTGATCTTGAAAGCAGTTACGGATCATTAAATTCGAATTCAGCTTCGCACTTCGAGCGTCGCAATAGAAGTGATTCTGGCGACTCAGATAAGAGTGGCTCTCTGATTAATGAAAGCGTGGATCACGATAGAGGCGAAGAAACTCTCAAAGACTATCCGGCTGTTTCAAAGTATCAGAGGTTCTACTTGGCAGAGGAAGATTTAGTAATTGGTATTGCAGGATATACTAACTGTATGTGGAAAAAAGTAATATACTATTTTATTTGCGTTGCAACCTTGGGGTTAGGATACTTAGTTTTGAGATGGTTTCCTAAATATAAAGTCAATTTAAGGGGGAATCAATCACCATTGGGAAAAGCTGATTGGTGTGTTATTGAGAATGAATTTGGTGAATTGATTATAGTCGATGTTACCAAACAGAAGCATTATGAGAGACTTTCTCATTTTTTGACTGTTTATGAATCTGAGAAAGACCCAGGAGAGAATGGGAAATTGGACTTGTTTGATCAGAGACAAACAGATCCAGTTATTCCCTTTATGCATTCATTTACTTATAGATACATAAAGTTTTTCTATAATCCAGTGGAAGATATGTTCAagaataattctaattgGTACGATATTCGTTGGcttaatatcaaaaatacaAAAGAAGGAATTTCGCAATCAACTCAAGagcaaagaataaatatattcgACGAAAATTCGATTTCTATAGAGGAAAAGACGATAGTCCAATTATTGATGGATGAAGTTTTTCACCCATTTTATGTCTTTCAGATATTCTCTATCTTCCTTTGGTTAGAGGATgattactattattatgcatcttgtattttttttatatctGTTATTTCCATTGCAAACTCATTGCTTGAGACTAGAACGACGATTAAGAGATTGCAAgaaatttctaaattttcTTGTGAAGTTAGAGTTTGGAGAAATGGATTTTGGAAACAAATTGAATCGAGTGAATTAGTACCTGGTGACGTATTCGAAGTTGATCCTTCGCTTAACGTAATGCCTTGTGatgcattattaattaacgGTGAATGTGTTATCAATGAATCAATGTTGACAGGTGAAAGTGTTCCTGTTACTAAAGTAAGTGCAACTAGTGAAACGGTTCAATACTTGCCAGAGAATTTTACAGTTCCAATGTTAGCTAAGTCCTTCTTATATAATGGgacaaaattattgaagatgaagtcAGCAAATGATGAGCCAGTTACCGCAATGACAGTCAAGACCGGATTTAACACTACAAAAGGGTCATTGGTTCGTTCTATGTTATTTCCCAAGCCTACTGGATTTAAATTCTATGAAGACTCgtttaaatatattggaTTTATGCTCTTGATTGCGGCTGTTGGTTTTACGTATTCAACATAcaatttcatcaagttAGGTATcccaagaagaattatgatATTAAGAGCATTAGATATAATCACCATTGTTGTCCCACCGGCGTTACCAGCCACTTTAACTATTGGTACTACATTTGCAATTAAcagattgaagaaatttcaaatcttttGTATTGCTCCTACAAGGGTGAATATCGGAGGTAAATTAGATGTCATGTGTTTTGATAAAACCGGAACATTAACTGAAGATGGTTTAGATGTATTAGGAGTACACTTGGCTAATAATGCTAGAGGTAGAAAGGAAATAGTTTTTGAAGATATGGTCgatgatattaaattcttaaaTACTGACACTATGCGTGCAGGTGAACACGAAACAGACAATGGAAAGTTTTTATTAGGTGGAATGGCAACCTGTCATTCTTTGAGATTAATAGACGATGAATTATTGGGTGATCCACTTGACGCTAAGATGTTTGAATTTACCGGATGgaattttgaagaacaaTCCGATGGGTCAAACCCAGTAGTGTTCCCTAAGTATGAAAGCGATGGTTATAGAATAATGAAGGAATATGAGTTCATCTCTTCCTTGAGAAGAATGTCAGTCATTGCCAATGATGGGAAGGACAACAGGTTCGTATTTACGAAAGGTGCACCTGAAGTAATGTCTGATATTTGCAAACAAGAAAGTTTACCAACAAActatgaagaattattatacaaatatacCCATAGTGGATTTAGAGTCATTGCATTAGCATATAAACTGCTAGACAAAGCAGAGAAGAATACCAAAGATCTTTCTAGGGAAGTAATTGAGTCTGACTTAACCTTCAGTGGATTTATCGTGTTTgagaataaattaaagGATTCCACTAAGCCAACTTTAAATAGATTAAGTGAAGCCAAGATCAGAACGGTCATGTGTACTGGAGATAATGTATTAACCGCTATAAGTGTAGCTAAAGAATGTGAATTGATAGAGCCATGGGTCGAACATATCTACATTCCTACATATCAGGAGGGGAGTAATGAGACCAATCTTGTATGGGAAGATTTTAACAACCCTGAAGATAAATTGGACCCTATATTATTGAGGCCATTAAATTCAGGTATTGGAAATGAAACCAGCTACGGTAAGCACGAAACATATAAATTGGCGATCACCGGTGATGTATTCAGATACTTATTGGTTGATGTCAAAAACCCTGCAATCATTCAGCGCATGTTAATGAAATGTGATATATTTGCTCGTATGTCTCCCGACGAGAAACACGAATTGGTAGAACAGTTACAGAAGATTGATTACACGGTGGGTTTCTGCGGTGATGGCGCCAACGACTGTGGTGCATTAAAGGCAGCAGATGTGGGTATTTCGTTATCCGAAGCAGAAGCATCAGTAGCAGCTCCTTTTACTTCCAGAGTCTTTGAAATCTCGTGTGTATTGGATATCATCAAAGAAGGTAGAGCCAGTTTGGTCACTAGTTTCTCGTGTTTCAAGTATATGTCATTGTACTCTGCCATCCAGTTTATTACCGTAAGCATCCTATACAAGAGAGGTACCAACTTGGGTGATTTCCAATTTCTCTacattgatttatttttgatctTGCCATTGGCCATATTCATGTCGTGGTCCAAACCCTTCGACAAGATAGTAGTCAAGAGACCTACCGCCAACCTTGTATCGCCCAAGGTTTTGGTTCCATTATGCTGTAACATTTTAGTGTTATTGAGTTTCCAGGTATTTTTATGGTTGCTTGTTCAGACCCAGCCATGGTACATGAAGCCAATTCCCGCGGGAGACGACGATGTCAAGTCTTCAGATAACACGATTCTATTCTTGTTCGCaaactttcaatatatcCTAATTGCGGTTGTTTTGAGTATAGGACCTCCATACAGACAGTCCTTTGTTTCTAACTACCCATTCTTAGTCAATTTAGGAGTCTGTACCCTAGTTTCTACATTAATATTCACCATCGACCAACGCTCATGGTGGGGTGACATTATGCAACTTACGAGCCTCTCATCCTCATTTTACTGCTTGATTTTGGTGTCAGCAGTATTAAACTTAGGTGTCATGTGGATGGGTGAGCACTACTGGTTCAAGACCTTGGCCTTGCTCTACAagagaatatttcaaagacaTAAGTTTGAACGCAGTAGTAAAacattcaagaatttgcaAGCAGAAGATAACTTACAGACTGTATAGTATTCCCCGACCAActtctaaaatattttttttgcCTGCATGTTGATATTGTTGTCCCGCCCCGAGAAGTGGTAGTGTTTCATCATCTATAGATCTCATAATCGTATATTGTATAGTGAACTATTTTATACCATAATTGTATTCAATGcaactttatttatttcagCTTAGTTGTGTTATTGACCAAAAAGTCCTTCCTTCGATTGGCTCGTAGGACGTCACCGTGACAATCACGTACATCGTTTTTTGTGAACGATGCTTGAACTATGTCCCAATTGTCTTAACCAACACCTTTCTACGTAATACctaaatttgttaattcaGGTTTGAGGCGGCCAATTATAGGTTCTGATATATCAGCGGTTTTCGATAAAATTACGTAATCTCTAGTCTCTTCCATAACAATATCCCACAAATCttaaataatatgaaaGTATATAGTTAACAATATGCAATCAGGTCTTATTCCAAATTGTTGGCCTTCAATAGTAACACTTCTTCGTCAAACCCGCAATAGTCGTTTGATTGCTACCCGGTAGCGTCACTCGGCTCGGACTCTAATTAGAATAATCTACGCTTTTCGCGTGGGGCCCCAAACGTTCATGGCCAGCTTTATCCCCAGATTTGgtgatattttttttctccTATTGTACACCGCATACTAGATATTTTTCGGTCCGACAACTTTTTCAGGCCGTTTAACATCCAACCTTTTTATCGCTACTCTGATTCCTCGTTATTGAACAGTCCATGATGCCACCTTTGATCCCAGTAAACTGTTTCTACTCCGAGCGAGTAGTTTGTATTGTACCCATGGTGCCAGACACAACTTCAAAATACTATAATGTGACAATGCCGTTATTAGGTTCATAATAGaaatgataaaaaaaaaactaCTCTGGTATTAGCTCTTGATGCGGCGAATAAGCGAGCGGGTGGGACCAGTACCCAGAAAAAAATCTGCAATCTCGTATACATGTGTGCAAGAAATTCGCTACAATGCGTAATAAAATTCTGGGAACATAATCGATTTGTGGGGTCATCACACcgaaaaatatatatatatatatgtccAGAAAAATCACCAAGGTAGAcatataatattgttaaCTTTAACTGttatactattattatatttattatattaatttatttgctTTGAAATTACTAGGACATTAGACCATTCAAGAAATAACCACTAGTCCACGAATAAACTTTCAATATGCCCGCTTCATCAGAATCTGCTCACAGCTACAAGAACGAACCAGTCGAATCGAGTCCTAGTATCGAGGAACCAATTTCCAGGGTCCAGGAGGCAGGAGACGGAAAGGAATTCCTTATTATTGGAGGAAAGAAATACTACAAGCACGAATTAATGACTGCGTTTGGTGGTACCCTTAATCCTGGTTTAGCGCCAACTCCAGTTAATCTGTTTGCTAACCCAGCACCATTAGGATTGTCTGCGTTCGCGTTGACTACATTTGTGCTTTCGATGTTCAATGCCCAAGGAATGGGAATCACAACTCCTAACGTGGTTGTTGGGTTAGCGTGCTTTTACGGGGGCGCAGTGCAATTTTTTGCTGGATGCTGGGAGATGCTTGTGGGTAACACTTTTGGTGCCACTGCATTGACGTCGTACGGTGCTTTCTGGTTGTCGTATGCCGCCATTAACATCAAGGCGTTTGGAATCGCTGCTGCAtacgaagaagatgaagtcATGTTCAAGAATGCGGTGGGTTTCTATCTTATAGGATGGGCTATAGTCACTTTCATGTTCACCATGGCCACCTTGAAGTCGACGGTAGCATTTTGCGCCTTATTTTCCTTTTTGACCATCACGTTCATCTTATTAGGTGCCGGAGATTTGTCGCAAAATGTCAATGTTACTAGAGCTGGTGGTGTCACTGGGGTTATTACTGCATTCCTTGGGTTCTACAACGCGTTTGCTGGTACTGCCAACAAGCAGAACTCTTACTTCACTGCGTACCCAATCCCAATGACCAGAAAGTAAGCACGGCTTGTATTCGCAGTGCGTATGCACAACAAGTATGGCGATATATGAGTTGTGTATGAGGCAATCTAACATTAGAGGCGGGGTTCTTTCATTGACACTGGTGTCGactaattatttatacttttatttattatgtcTGACgataatatattatgaCTTATTTATTAGGCGTAGCAAGTAATGGGACGGATTTGGATTTATTCTGTCAGGAAGTGCCAGAAAAGTGCCAGACTAGTCGGACGGCTTATCACTGTTGGTCTGCCCAATAAGCTGTAACGTTGCAGTGGAGGATCCAAGTGGAGGATAAAAACACTGCACATAAATAGAACTAATTTCGGCAGCATATACAGGACGTCAGTCTATCTAAATTGGTCCCACGTGCTCCACTTTCCTACTCATTAAATCGTTATCCATATACTAGAGAACTTTTCACCAGATTCGATActtgttcttcaattcttcatcaatgtCAAGCCAGAATAAGAGAATTGCCTTACCAGCTCGAGTAGAACCAAAGGTGTTCTTTGCCAATGAAAGAACTTTCTTATCGTGGTTGAATTTCACCGTTATTTTGGGATCCCTAGGTGTTGGTTTGCTTAACTTTGGTGATTCAGTCGGTAGAATCTCAGCCGGTTTATTTACTTTTATTGCTATGCTTACTATGGTGTACGCGTTGGTTACATACCACTGGAGAGCCAAGGCCATCAGAATGAGAGGGTCAGGTCCATACGACGACAGACTTGGACCTACGATGTTGTGTATTTTCTTGTTGGTTGCGGTTGTGATCAACTTCATTTTGA
This is a stretch of genomic DNA from Debaryomyces hansenii CBS767 chromosome G complete sequence. It encodes these proteins:
- a CDS encoding DEHA2G03542p (similar to uniprot|Q12697 Saccharomyces cerevisiae YOR291w), whose product is MGQSSRNVHHPPRSRRSSSIDRRSRHNSISSMESSTSFLVDDNNHEMFSGAASEIIPSSITSLHYPHHFGRFKSRHGSSVSRETSPLLETDYHQAVDIESVRSNESANSHETQRGFKFFSPDEIESAPGGSTLENPEDPIDYNTNWDYSVDKYTEEEPIELDEGPSLFHTQPGSSSTYMQQDNADLESSYGSLNSNSASHFERRNRSDSGDSDKSGSSINESVDHDRGEETLKDYPAVSKYQRFYLAEEDLVIGIAGYTNCMWKKVIYYFICVATLGLGYLVLRWFPKYKVNLRGNQSPLGKADWCVIENEFGELIIVDVTKQKHYERLSHFLTVYESEKDPGENGKLDLFDQRQTDPVIPFMHSFTYRYIKFFYNPVEDMFKNNSNWYDIRWLNIKNTKEGISQSTQEQRINIFDENSISIEEKTIVQLLMDEVFHPFYVFQIFSIFLWLEDDYYYYASCIFFISVISIANSLLETRTTIKRLQEISKFSCEVRVWRNGFWKQIESSELVPGDVFEVDPSLNVMPCDALLINGECVINESMLTGESVPVTKVSATSETVQYLPENFTVPMLAKSFLYNGTKLLKMKSANDEPVTAMTVKTGFNTTKGSLVRSMLFPKPTGFKFYEDSFKYIGFMLLIAAVGFTYSTYNFIKLGIPRRIMILRALDIITIVVPPALPATLTIGTTFAINRLKKFQIFCIAPTRVNIGGKLDVMCFDKTGTLTEDGLDVLGVHLANNARGRKEIVFEDMVDDIKFLNTDTMRAGEHETDNGKFLLGGMATCHSLRLIDDELLGDPLDAKMFEFTGWNFEEQSDGSNPVVFPKYESDGYRIMKEYEFISSLRRMSVIANDGKDNRFVFTKGAPEVMSDICKQESLPTNYEELLYKYTHSGFRVIALAYKSLDKAEKNTKDLSREVIESDLTFSGFIVFENKLKDSTKPTLNRLSEAKIRTVMCTGDNVLTAISVAKECELIEPWVEHIYIPTYQEGSNETNLVWEDFNNPEDKLDPILLRPLNSGIGNETSYGKHETYKLAITGDVFRYLLVDVKNPAIIQRMLMKCDIFARMSPDEKHELVEQLQKIDYTVGFCGDGANDCGALKAADVGISLSEAEASVAAPFTSRVFEISCVLDIIKEGRASLVTSFSCFKYMSLYSAIQFITVSILYKRGTNLGDFQFLYIDLFLILPLAIFMSWSKPFDKIVVKRPTANLVSPKVLVPLCCNILVLLSFQVFLWLLVQTQPWYMKPIPAGDDDVKSSDNTILFLFANFQYILIAVVLSIGPPYRQSFVSNYPFLVNLGVCTLVSTLIFTIDQRSWWGDIMQLTSLSSSFYCLILVSAVLNLGVMWMGEHYWFKTLALLYKRIFQRHKFERSSKTFKNLQAEDNLQTV
- a CDS encoding DEHA2G03564p (similar to uniprot|P25613 Saccharomyces cerevisiae YCR010C ADY2 Accumulation of DYads or uniprot|P32907 Saccharomyces cerevisiae YNR002C FUN34) translates to MPASSESAHSYKNEPVESSPSIEEPISRVQEAGDGKEFLIIGGKKYYKHELMTAFGGTLNPGLAPTPVNSFANPAPLGLSAFALTTFVLSMFNAQGMGITTPNVVVGLACFYGGAVQFFAGCWEMLVGNTFGATALTSYGAFWLSYAAINIKAFGIAAAYEEDEVMFKNAVGFYLIGWAIVTFMFTMATLKSTVAFCALFSFLTITFILLGAGDLSQNVNVTRAGGVTGVITAFLGFYNAFAGTANKQNSYFTAYPIPMTRK
- a CDS encoding DEHA2G03586p (highly similar to uniprot|P40046 Saccharomyces cerevisiae YER072W VTC1 Protein involved in vacuolar maintenance), yielding MSSQNKRIALPARVEPKVFFANERTFLSWLNFTVILGSLGVGLLNFGDSVGRISAGLFTFIAMLTMVYALVTYHWRAKAIRMRGSGPYDDRLGPTMLCIFLLVAVVINFILRIRA